The sequence below is a genomic window from Streptomyces sp. NBC_00582.
TCGTGATGAAGAAGGCGAGCGGAGACCTCGACGGCGACGGCAGACCCGAAACCGTCGCCGTCGTCCACTGCGACGCCCCCATGGGCACCCCGCCCGACGGCGTCTACGTCCTCACCCAGGGCGCCGGCGGCGGCCACGCGCGCGTGGTCGCCACCCTCGTCGACCCCAAGGACCGCACCAACGTCGCCACGCTCAGCGTCACCGAGGGTGCCGTCCTCGCCACACTCCTCGGCTACTCGTCGGCGGACGTGCCCAGTTGCTGCCCCGATCTCAAGGACAGCGTCAAGTGGCGGTGGAAGGGCGACACGTTCATCCGCTCGACACCCGCCGGCGCCCACAGCGTCTGAAACAAGCCACCACGCCCTGTGAGAAATCAGACAGCTTTCACGGCCCGTACCTGAACGGTCACTCCGCGTCCGGGCCGTACACCTCGACGCTGTCCGAAACGCGACGTACATGGATGCACTCGCCCGGACACTCCCGCGCCGAGTCCACCACGTCCGTCAACAGCGGCAACGGCACCGGCACCGTGGCGCCCTTGGCCTGCAGAAGCTCGTCCTGCGCGCCCTTCACGTACGCCAGCCCGTCGATGTCCAGCTCGAACACCTCGGGCGCGTACTGCGCACAGATGCCGTCACCGGTACAGAGATCCTGGTCGATCCAGACCTCCAGCGCCTCCGCGCCGACACCGGCCTCCTGCTGCACGCTCATCTCTCCTGCCGTTTAGTGCCGAGCCGTACGGGAACGATGCAGGCTCTGACGGGTGTTGAACACTTCGACCCTACCCCCGCCCGCTTCCCAATCATGTTCGGTGGGTATTCCCCTGGCGTGAGGGAGAGCGCAAGGGTGAAGATCGGACACACCCCGACAGTCTTTGTGATCTAGGGGTTTCAATCGACACCCGCCCAGGTAGGGTCTGGAAGCGTCCAGCTCCCCTTGGAGGAGGTGAGGACCGTGGCAGCCCACGACGACGACATGAACCGCGGCATCCGCCCGGGACGAGGGTCCGACGACCCGTCCGGGCAGATCGCTTACCTTGAGCAGGAGATCGCCGTCCTGCGGCGCAAGCTCGCCGACTCTCCGCGACACACGAGGATTCTCGAAGAGCGGATCGTCGAACTGCAGACCAACCTGGCCGGCGTCTCCGCCCAGAACGAGAGACTCGCCAACACGCTCCGTGAGGCCCGCGACCAGATCGTGGCCCTCAAGGAAGAAGTCGACCGGCTCGCACAGCCGCCGGCCGGCTTCGGTGTCTTCCTCGCGGCGAACGAGGACGGCACGGCCGACATCTTCACCGGAGGCCGCAAACTCCGTGTGAACGTCAGTCCCGGCGTCGAGCTCGACGAGCTCC
It includes:
- a CDS encoding ferredoxin, which codes for MSVQQEAGVGAEALEVWIDQDLCTGDGICAQYAPEVFELDIDGLAYVKGAQDELLQAKGATVPVPLPLLTDVVDSARECPGECIHVRRVSDSVEVYGPDAE